Proteins encoded by one window of Arabidopsis thaliana chromosome 2, partial sequence:
- a CDS encoding Bifunctional inhibitor/lipid-transfer protein/seed storage 2S albumin superfamily protein (Bifunctional inhibitor/lipid-transfer protein/seed storage 2S albumin superfamily protein; LOCATED IN: endomembrane system; CONTAINS InterPro DOMAIN/s: Bifunctional inhibitor/plant lipid transfer protein/seed storage (InterPro:IPR016140); BEST Arabidopsis thaliana protein match is: Bifunctional inhibitor/lipid-transfer protein/seed storage 2S albumin superfamily protein (TAIR:AT2G16594.1); Has 38 Blast hits to 38 proteins in 4 species: Archae - 0; Bacteria - 0; Metazoa - 0; Fungi - 0; Plants - 38; Viruses - 0; Other Eukaryotes - 0 (source: NCBI BLink).): MKTIPLIFIATIIILTSFPATIKVVGAKKDLPFCNVELLPCVLPFKVRGHGSKLPNGCCEKMKKSTSCMCRFLMAKERDLNAAAHRIFWFCKISVPNCPKI; the protein is encoded by the coding sequence ATGAAGACCATTCCATTGATATTCATCGCCACCATCATAATCTTGACATCATTTCCAGCCACGATCAAAGTCGTCGGTGCCAAAAAAGATCTACCATTTTGCAATGTGGAGCTTCTACCTTGCGTCCTACCTTTTAAAGTTCGTGGTCACGGAAGCAAACTGCCTAATGGCTGTtgtgagaaaatgaaaaagtcaaCATCATGTATGTGTAGATTCCTAATGGCCAAGGAACGTGACCTGAACGCAGCTGCTCATAGAATATTCTGGTTTTGCAAAATTTCCGTCCCTAATTGTCCAAAAATCTAG
- a CDS encoding Bifunctional inhibitor/lipid-transfer protein/seed storage 2S albumin superfamily protein (Bifunctional inhibitor/lipid-transfer protein/seed storage 2S albumin superfamily protein; LOCATED IN: endomembrane system; CONTAINS InterPro DOMAIN/s: Bifunctional inhibitor/plant lipid transfer protein/seed storage (InterPro:IPR016140); BEST Arabidopsis thaliana protein match is: Bifunctional inhibitor/lipid-transfer protein/seed storage 2S albumin superfamily protein (TAIR:AT2G16592.1); Has 9 Blast hits to 9 proteins in 2 species: Archae - 0; Bacteria - 0; Metazoa - 0; Fungi - 0; Plants - 9; Viruses - 0; Other Eukaryotes - 0 (source: NCBI BLink).): MKISPWILIAIIMMILASFPSPIKVVGAKKELPFCNLDLLACVQPFLVNGHGGKLPKGCCEKMKKSTSCMCRFLTAKEQNLNAAAHRIFWFCHISVPNCPKI, from the coding sequence ATGAAGATCAGTCCATGGATACTCATAGCCATCATCATGATGATCTTAGCATCATTTCCTTCTCCGATCAAAGTCGTTGGTGCAAAAAAAGAGCTACCATTTTGCAATCTGGATCTTCTAGCTTGCGTCCAACCTTTTCTAGTTAACGGTCACGGAGGCAAACTGCCTAAAGGCTGTtgtgagaaaatgaaaaagtcaaCATCATGCATGTGTAGATTCCTTACGGCCAAGGAACAGAATCTAAACGCAGCTGCTCATAGAATATTCTGGTTTTGCCATATTTCTGTCCCCAATTGTCCAAAAATATAG